One window from the genome of Leucobacter aridicollis encodes:
- a CDS encoding primary-amine oxidase, with amino-acid sequence MTHVPGIHAPDVTHTHGKRITTPTEVRHPLDPLTGDEIAAARAILVDAGHFSEHTRVPRMLPVDPAKDALASWRTGDPMDRRIRVTLLERSTGVASEAIVSVTRGEVDSLTVIPNGEAPYGQPQYLFEEYDDAADIVKASPEWQAAMRRRGLEEHIELAFCSPLAPGFFGREDEVGKRIVRSHTYLRFSENDSPWAHPIEGLVAHVDLTERRVFRLDDEGDVPVPEQHGNYTLDVQGPVRTSLKPIEITQPEGPSFSVDGSLVQWENWKFRVGFNQQEGLVLNQLTWRDGDEDRSVATRASVPEMVVPYGDTSVSRHWISYFDAGEYLLGKNANSLALGCDCLGVIHYFDAFVPDDHGNPVVIPQAVCMHEEDYGILWKHTDLAGNAETRRSRRLVVSYFTTIGNYDYGFFWYFYLDGSIQMEAKATGIVFAGAGIPGSENPHGPEIAPGIFTPVHQHIFCARLDVAIDGEDNTLHEIEAAGIPTGPENPYGNAFTWTNTQLTSELEAQRIANGLSSRVWEVRSAHRTNYVGKPTAYWLIPEGKMLLAAQPEATVHGRAAFATKHLWGTQYDAEELYPAGFYPNAHEPGAGLPAWTAADRSLDGEDIVLWHSFGPTHIPRTEDWPIMPVDYSGFWFKPHGFLDQNPAMNLPEDARAGASCAGDSGPSAGAAGGCCAGGGCGCCAGGSCRCGGAACACGRPRA; translated from the coding sequence ATGACGCACGTTCCAGGCATTCATGCCCCCGATGTCACGCACACGCACGGCAAGCGGATCACGACGCCCACCGAGGTGCGGCACCCGCTCGACCCGCTCACCGGCGACGAGATCGCCGCGGCGCGCGCGATCCTCGTCGATGCCGGCCACTTCTCCGAGCACACACGGGTGCCCAGGATGCTCCCCGTAGATCCCGCGAAAGACGCACTCGCCTCGTGGCGCACGGGCGACCCGATGGATCGCAGGATCAGGGTAACGCTCCTCGAACGCTCGACGGGGGTCGCGTCGGAGGCGATCGTTTCGGTGACTCGCGGCGAGGTCGACTCGCTCACCGTGATTCCGAACGGCGAGGCACCCTACGGGCAGCCGCAGTACCTCTTCGAGGAATACGATGACGCGGCCGACATCGTGAAAGCCTCCCCCGAATGGCAGGCTGCGATGCGCCGCCGAGGGCTCGAGGAGCACATTGAGCTCGCGTTCTGCTCGCCGCTCGCCCCAGGCTTCTTCGGCCGCGAGGACGAGGTCGGCAAGCGAATCGTCCGCTCGCATACCTACCTGCGGTTCTCCGAGAACGACAGCCCGTGGGCGCACCCGATCGAGGGCCTCGTCGCGCACGTTGACCTCACCGAGCGGCGAGTTTTCAGGCTCGACGACGAGGGCGACGTGCCCGTCCCCGAGCAGCACGGCAACTACACGCTCGACGTGCAGGGCCCGGTGCGCACCTCTCTCAAGCCGATCGAGATCACCCAGCCCGAGGGCCCGTCGTTCTCCGTCGACGGCAGCCTGGTGCAGTGGGAGAACTGGAAGTTCCGCGTCGGTTTCAACCAGCAGGAAGGCCTCGTGCTCAACCAGCTCACGTGGCGAGACGGCGATGAGGATCGCTCGGTCGCGACCCGCGCAAGCGTGCCCGAGATGGTCGTGCCGTACGGCGACACGTCGGTGAGCCGGCACTGGATCAGCTACTTCGACGCGGGTGAATACCTGCTCGGCAAGAACGCGAACTCGCTCGCGCTCGGATGCGACTGCCTCGGCGTCATCCACTACTTCGACGCGTTCGTCCCAGACGACCACGGCAACCCAGTCGTCATACCGCAGGCCGTCTGCATGCACGAAGAGGACTACGGCATCCTCTGGAAGCACACAGACCTCGCGGGCAACGCCGAAACACGGCGCAGCCGCAGGCTCGTCGTGAGTTACTTCACCACAATCGGCAACTACGACTACGGGTTCTTCTGGTACTTCTACCTCGACGGCTCGATCCAGATGGAAGCGAAGGCCACAGGCATCGTGTTCGCCGGCGCCGGGATCCCTGGCAGCGAGAATCCGCACGGTCCCGAGATCGCGCCAGGCATCTTCACGCCCGTGCACCAGCACATTTTCTGCGCGCGACTCGATGTCGCAATCGACGGCGAGGACAACACGCTGCACGAGATCGAGGCGGCAGGGATTCCGACGGGCCCCGAGAATCCATATGGCAACGCGTTCACCTGGACGAACACGCAGCTCACGAGCGAGCTTGAGGCGCAGCGGATCGCTAACGGGCTGTCATCGCGGGTATGGGAGGTGCGCTCCGCTCACCGCACAAACTACGTTGGTAAGCCGACCGCGTACTGGCTGATCCCCGAGGGAAAGATGCTGCTCGCGGCGCAGCCAGAGGCGACCGTGCACGGGCGCGCGGCGTTCGCGACGAAGCACCTGTGGGGCACGCAGTACGACGCCGAAGAGCTTTACCCTGCAGGCTTCTACCCCAACGCGCACGAGCCGGGCGCCGGGCTTCCCGCGTGGACAGCGGCAGACAGATCGCTCGACGGCGAAGACATCGTGCTCTGGCACTCGTTCGGGCCGACGCACATTCCCCGCACCGAAGACTGGCCGATCATGCCGGTTGACTACTCGGGCTTCTGGTTCAAGCCGCACGGGTTCCTCGACCAAAACCCAGCGATGAACCTCCCGGAAGACGCTCGCGCCGGCGCCTCCTGCGCGGGCGACTCCGGGCCCAGCGCCGGGGCCGCAGGCGGGTGCTGCGCTGGCGGTGGATGCGGCTGCTGCGCAGGCGGGTCATGCCGTTGCGGCGGCGCGGCCTGTGCGTGCGGACGGCCGCGCGCGTAG
- a CDS encoding helix-turn-helix domain-containing protein, protein MSGLTVLESLGAFRGMVSSSFVPLEVTRERERRGAPFSASMESLDTDGIAFTEIAALPHIVERTAASIADGGSGFYKVSLMLSGSGHLVQDGRELVIGPGDLAIYDTSRPYTLEFADEFKTLIVMFPKDRLELPASLTDQLIAAPLAEEHPGLVPIVSTYLSQFPARLTPLAEGVRAKLAHTSLDLLGTLFADVLAASPEQRDPHQLLLQRICGYIDDNLGSPELSPGSIAAAHYISKRHLHVLFRSADTTVSSWIRERRLERSRADLRDPALSDRTVAAIATRWGFSDAAHFSRVFKAAHGVSPREFRGV, encoded by the coding sequence ATGAGTGGGCTGACCGTCTTGGAAAGCCTCGGCGCTTTCCGGGGCATGGTCTCGAGTTCGTTCGTGCCACTGGAGGTCACGAGGGAGCGAGAGCGCCGCGGCGCGCCATTCAGCGCGAGCATGGAATCGCTCGACACCGACGGCATTGCGTTCACCGAGATCGCTGCGCTCCCGCACATCGTCGAACGCACCGCGGCGAGTATCGCTGACGGTGGCTCCGGTTTCTACAAGGTGAGTCTCATGCTGTCGGGCTCCGGTCACCTGGTGCAGGATGGCCGGGAGCTCGTCATCGGGCCGGGTGACCTCGCAATCTACGACACCTCTCGCCCGTACACGCTCGAGTTCGCCGACGAGTTTAAAACACTGATCGTCATGTTCCCGAAAGACCGTCTCGAGCTGCCCGCATCGCTCACCGACCAGCTCATTGCGGCGCCGCTCGCCGAAGAGCACCCTGGGCTCGTGCCGATTGTCTCGACGTACCTGTCGCAGTTCCCCGCCAGGCTCACCCCGCTCGCCGAGGGCGTGAGGGCGAAACTCGCGCACACGAGCCTCGACTTGCTCGGCACGCTCTTCGCCGACGTGCTTGCCGCCTCGCCAGAGCAGCGCGACCCGCACCAGCTGCTGCTGCAGCGCATCTGCGGCTACATCGACGACAACCTCGGCTCCCCCGAGCTATCGCCCGGGTCGATCGCAGCCGCGCACTACATCTCAAAACGCCACCTCCACGTCTTGTTTCGCAGTGCAGACACGACGGTTTCGAGCTGGATCAGGGAACGCAGGCTCGAGCGTTCCCGCGCAGACCTCCGCGATCCGGCACTGTCCGATCGCACCGTCGCAGCCATTGCGACGAGGTGGGGGTTCAGCGACGCCGCGCACTTCAGCCGGGTATTCAAGGCGGCCCACGGAGTCTCGCCGCGGGAGTTTCGCGGCGTCTAG
- a CDS encoding FAD-binding oxidoreductase, protein MMHAADTLAALATALPPESLVTDPASMEAYRWDRARDPNAGVPLAVVRATTTTEVQQAVRIAGAAGVPVVPRGAGSGLSGGSSAVEGGIVLSLDRMRSVTIDTATRTATAEPGALNAEVKAAAAAHGLWYPPDPSSFEFCSIGGNVATNAGGLCCVKYGVTTDYVLGMTVVLADGTAVTLGGPRLKDVAGLSLTKLFVGSEGTLGVITEVTLRLIPAQGARTTLVAAFPTLASATSAVLGITAEMRPAMLEFMDRETVNAVEDETRMGLDRDAAAMLVVQCDEPGEHAATLIERVNEICTAAGASECFATSDAEEGEAFAIARRIAIPAVERRGTLLLEDVGVPLPRLGDLVTGISEIATRREVPIAVVAHAGDGNTHPLIVTDPSDPAQCARADLAFGEIMELAISLGGTITGEHGVGRMKQPWLADYLGPDAMELNRRIKRALDPEGILNPGAVYG, encoded by the coding sequence ATGATGCACGCAGCCGACACACTCGCAGCCCTCGCGACAGCGCTCCCGCCGGAATCGCTCGTCACCGACCCAGCGTCCATGGAGGCCTACCGGTGGGATCGCGCACGGGACCCGAACGCCGGAGTCCCGCTCGCCGTCGTTCGAGCGACGACGACGACGGAGGTCCAGCAGGCGGTCAGGATCGCCGGAGCGGCCGGCGTGCCTGTCGTACCACGCGGCGCGGGCTCCGGTTTGTCTGGCGGAAGCTCCGCCGTCGAAGGCGGCATTGTGCTCTCACTCGATCGGATGCGGTCAGTCACGATCGACACGGCCACGCGCACCGCGACCGCCGAGCCCGGCGCACTCAACGCTGAGGTGAAGGCCGCGGCAGCGGCGCATGGGCTCTGGTACCCGCCGGATCCCTCGTCGTTCGAGTTTTGCTCGATTGGCGGCAATGTTGCGACGAACGCCGGAGGGCTGTGCTGCGTGAAGTACGGAGTCACGACCGACTATGTGCTCGGAATGACGGTCGTACTCGCCGACGGCACAGCAGTCACGCTCGGCGGGCCCAGACTCAAGGACGTTGCCGGACTGTCGCTCACCAAGCTGTTTGTCGGGAGCGAGGGCACGCTCGGCGTTATCACCGAGGTGACGCTGCGCCTCATCCCCGCGCAGGGGGCCCGCACCACGCTCGTGGCAGCGTTTCCCACCCTCGCATCTGCGACCTCGGCAGTACTCGGGATCACCGCTGAGATGCGACCAGCAATGCTTGAGTTCATGGATCGGGAGACCGTGAACGCGGTCGAGGATGAGACCAGGATGGGCCTCGACCGCGACGCCGCCGCTATGCTCGTCGTCCAGTGCGACGAGCCAGGCGAGCACGCGGCAACGCTCATCGAGCGCGTGAACGAAATTTGCACCGCAGCCGGGGCGTCGGAGTGCTTCGCGACATCCGATGCTGAGGAGGGCGAGGCGTTCGCCATCGCACGCCGAATTGCGATTCCTGCCGTAGAGCGCCGTGGCACGCTCTTGCTTGAGGATGTTGGGGTGCCGCTTCCGAGGCTCGGCGACCTGGTCACCGGCATCAGCGAGATCGCTACCCGGCGCGAGGTGCCGATCGCCGTCGTCGCCCACGCTGGCGACGGAAACACACACCCGCTCATCGTGACCGACCCCAGCGACCCGGCGCAGTGCGCCCGCGCCGATCTCGCATTCGGCGAAATCATGGAGCTCGCAATCAGCCTCGGCGGAACCATCACCGGCGAACACGGCGTCGGGAGAATGAAGCAACCCTGGCTCGCGGACTACCTCGGGCCCGACGCCATGGAGCTCAACCGCCGCATCAAGCGCGCGCTCGACCCCGAGGGCATCCTCAACCCCGGCGCTGTCTACGGGTGA
- a CDS encoding IclR family transcriptional regulator, with translation MEKRIGEPEVEAAQRDTAPPGQVQSVARAFALLEALAAQSEPMSLQRLAERTGLAQPTAHRLLKTMQELGYTRQTAGREYGLGPGLIALGNRAAPELAVRAQPMLRELEELSQETANLVVLDGTNAVYVAQQPSRHQMRMFTEVGRRVLPHAAGAGKAMLATLSETRVRAILEATGLPKYTATTRTTVTEILRELRDTRGRGYALDDGEREIGVRCIAVAVPGATPPAALSVSGPAARITDEMVPQVVAALQSAAARLGGGAR, from the coding sequence GTGGAGAAACGCATCGGAGAACCCGAAGTTGAAGCGGCGCAGCGCGACACGGCGCCGCCCGGCCAAGTCCAGTCAGTTGCGCGCGCCTTCGCGCTCCTCGAGGCCCTCGCGGCGCAATCCGAGCCCATGTCACTGCAGCGACTTGCCGAGCGCACAGGGCTCGCTCAGCCCACCGCCCACCGGCTCTTGAAGACCATGCAAGAGCTCGGTTACACCCGCCAGACTGCCGGGCGAGAGTATGGCCTCGGGCCGGGCCTCATTGCGCTCGGCAACCGGGCTGCGCCCGAGCTCGCGGTGCGCGCGCAGCCCATGCTTCGCGAGCTCGAAGAGCTCTCGCAGGAGACGGCAAACCTTGTCGTGCTCGACGGCACGAACGCCGTGTACGTCGCCCAGCAACCCTCGCGGCACCAGATGCGAATGTTCACCGAGGTCGGCCGCCGGGTTCTGCCACACGCGGCGGGTGCCGGCAAGGCGATGCTTGCGACGTTGAGCGAGACGCGGGTGCGTGCGATCCTCGAGGCCACCGGACTTCCGAAATACACGGCCACAACGCGTACGACTGTCACCGAGATCCTCCGCGAGCTACGAGACACCCGTGGGCGCGGCTACGCGCTCGACGACGGCGAGCGCGAGATCGGTGTCCGCTGCATTGCCGTCGCCGTGCCTGGCGCAACCCCTCCAGCCGCGCTCTCAGTCTCGGGCCCCGCCGCACGAATCACCGACGAGATGGTGCCGCAGGTAGTCGCAGCGCTGCAGAGCGCAGCCGCCCGCCTCGGCGGGGGCGCGCGCTAG
- a CDS encoding malate synthase G gives MTPTETRAGLAVATPIVEFAEEALAADRASGGAITDKAFWEGAAAILADLTPENERLLARRDELQAKLDEYHTANPGQPEPAQYRAFLTEIGYVEPEPAVVTVTTDRVDPEIARLAGPQLVVPLLNARFALNAVNARWGSLYDALYGTDAISREGELAPGNTYNAARGAAVIAEGRRLLDAHVALANGSHVDATGYSVVDGALIVTLKDGSQSGLADPGAFAGYRGDAAAPERVLLTHNGLHIDIVVDRTGTNGATDAAGIDDIELESALTTIMDLEDSVAAVDGDDKALGYRNWRGLMDGTLAEQVSKGGETFTRTANPDREYTGPNGEALVLPGRSLLFVRNVGHLMRTPAAHDAAGAEVFEGILDAIMTAVGSLAELRGSAKGRNSRAGSMYIVKPKMHGSAEVAFAAKLFGRVEELLGLPANTLKIGIMDEERRTSANLAACIAAARERVVFINTGFLDRTGDEIHTSMRAGAMLPKGAIREQPWLPTYEARNVAIGVDCGLDGRAQIGKGMWAMPDLMAAMLDQKIGHVRAGASTAWVPSPTAATLHALHYHQQDAFVARRGLPALAADSLETLLTIPLAPAGGLTPEIVATEVENNVQSILGYVVRWIDQGVGCSKVPDIHDVGLMEDRATLRISSQLLANWLLHDVITPEQVDAALERCAEIVDRQNAADGTYEPLVGGTGTAYEAARRLILEGAAQPNGYTEPLLHALRLRKKAELAGA, from the coding sequence ATGACCCCCACCGAAACCCGCGCAGGGCTCGCTGTCGCGACACCGATCGTCGAGTTCGCAGAGGAAGCGCTCGCCGCAGACCGAGCTTCGGGAGGCGCCATCACCGATAAAGCGTTCTGGGAGGGGGCTGCTGCGATCCTCGCTGACCTCACCCCCGAGAACGAGCGGCTGCTTGCCCGCCGTGACGAGCTTCAGGCCAAACTCGACGAGTATCACACCGCGAACCCGGGCCAGCCGGAGCCTGCGCAGTACCGGGCGTTTCTCACGGAGATTGGGTACGTCGAGCCGGAGCCGGCTGTTGTTACGGTGACCACTGACCGCGTTGACCCCGAGATCGCACGGCTCGCGGGCCCGCAGCTTGTCGTGCCGCTGCTCAATGCCCGGTTCGCGCTGAACGCGGTCAACGCGCGATGGGGGTCACTCTACGACGCCCTCTACGGCACCGACGCCATCTCGCGGGAGGGCGAGCTCGCCCCGGGCAACACCTACAACGCTGCCCGCGGGGCGGCCGTCATCGCTGAGGGGCGGCGGCTCCTCGACGCGCACGTTGCTCTCGCGAACGGCTCCCATGTCGACGCGACGGGGTACTCAGTCGTTGACGGTGCGCTCATCGTCACGCTGAAGGACGGCAGCCAGAGCGGGCTCGCAGATCCCGGGGCGTTCGCCGGATACCGGGGTGACGCGGCCGCGCCCGAGCGGGTACTCCTCACCCACAACGGGCTGCACATTGACATCGTCGTCGACCGAACGGGAACAAACGGTGCGACCGACGCCGCAGGCATCGACGACATCGAGCTCGAATCTGCGCTCACCACCATCATGGACCTCGAAGACTCGGTCGCTGCTGTCGACGGCGACGACAAGGCACTTGGATACCGCAACTGGCGCGGGCTGATGGATGGCACACTCGCCGAACAGGTATCGAAGGGTGGCGAAACGTTCACCCGCACCGCAAACCCCGACCGTGAGTACACCGGCCCAAACGGTGAGGCGCTCGTGCTCCCCGGGCGGTCGCTGCTGTTCGTGCGAAACGTCGGGCACCTCATGCGCACCCCTGCGGCCCACGACGCGGCAGGCGCCGAGGTTTTCGAAGGGATCCTCGATGCGATCATGACAGCTGTCGGATCGCTCGCCGAGCTGCGCGGGTCGGCGAAGGGGCGCAACTCGCGTGCAGGCTCGATGTACATCGTGAAGCCGAAAATGCACGGCTCCGCCGAGGTTGCGTTCGCCGCGAAGCTGTTTGGCAGGGTCGAAGAGCTTCTGGGCCTGCCGGCGAACACCCTGAAAATCGGCATTATGGACGAAGAACGCCGAACCTCGGCAAACCTCGCAGCCTGCATCGCCGCCGCACGTGAGCGGGTCGTGTTCATCAACACGGGCTTCCTTGACCGCACCGGCGACGAGATCCACACGTCCATGCGGGCGGGTGCAATGTTGCCGAAGGGCGCCATCCGCGAGCAGCCCTGGCTGCCGACCTACGAGGCACGAAACGTCGCCATCGGCGTCGACTGCGGCCTCGATGGGCGGGCCCAGATCGGCAAGGGAATGTGGGCGATGCCAGACCTCATGGCGGCAATGCTCGACCAGAAGATCGGGCACGTTCGCGCCGGCGCGTCGACTGCGTGGGTGCCGTCGCCAACGGCGGCTACGCTGCACGCCCTGCACTACCACCAGCAGGACGCCTTCGTTGCGCGCCGCGGGCTACCCGCGCTCGCGGCAGACAGTCTTGAGACGCTGCTGACGATCCCGCTCGCCCCCGCTGGGGGGCTCACGCCAGAGATCGTTGCGACCGAAGTTGAGAACAACGTGCAGTCAATCCTCGGCTACGTTGTGCGCTGGATCGATCAGGGCGTCGGTTGCTCGAAGGTGCCGGACATTCACGATGTCGGGCTGATGGAGGATCGCGCGACGCTGCGAATCTCGAGCCAGCTGCTCGCGAACTGGCTGCTCCACGACGTCATCACTCCGGAGCAAGTAGACGCAGCGCTTGAGAGGTGCGCCGAGATCGTCGACAGGCAGAACGCCGCAGACGGTACGTACGAGCCCCTCGTGGGCGGCACGGGTACTGCCTACGAGGCTGCCCGCCGGCTTATTTTGGAGGGTGCGGCCCAGCCAAACGGGTACACGGAGCCGCTCCTGCACGCGCTGCGGCTGCGCAAGAAAGCTGAGCTCGCAGGCGCGTAG
- a CDS encoding MFS transporter has product MSSHTAAPTSQRELRRVAAATVIGTTIEWYDFFLYASAAGLVFAELFFKPAGPQFATILSFATVGVSFLFRPLGAFLAGHFGDKIGRKAMLVVTLILMGVATTLIGVLPTYAQVGMLAPVLLMVLRILQGLSTGGEWGGAVLMAVEHAPDGKRGRMGAFPQIGVPIGLLLASGVLALMTGVISPGNAFLEWGWRVPFLLSFVLIIVGIVVRRSVEESPVFTEISERKEQTKAPVLQLFKRHWLLIILAALTFAGNNAAGYMTTGGYIQNYATTPIADGGHVGMDRTDVLIAVAAASVVWLIMTFAAGVISDRIGRKKTYIAGWIAFLAVIFILFPLVNTGNVWLLFLGLSLFAIGNGLTYGQQAAYFTELFPASIRYSGVSITYAIGAIIGGAFAPMISTWLVAATGTATSVAFYIAGVMVVAFVATLLLRDRSDIPLGPEHEEVQQQGHFVWEPAARY; this is encoded by the coding sequence ATGTCCTCCCACACTGCTGCGCCCACATCGCAGCGCGAGCTGCGGCGGGTCGCCGCCGCCACCGTCATCGGCACCACCATCGAGTGGTACGACTTCTTCCTGTACGCGAGCGCAGCAGGCCTCGTGTTCGCTGAGCTGTTCTTCAAACCTGCAGGCCCGCAGTTCGCAACAATCCTGTCGTTCGCGACAGTCGGCGTCAGCTTCCTGTTCAGGCCGCTCGGGGCGTTCCTCGCCGGCCACTTCGGCGACAAGATCGGCCGCAAGGCGATGCTCGTAGTGACGCTGATCCTGATGGGCGTAGCGACGACGCTCATCGGTGTCCTGCCGACCTACGCGCAGGTCGGCATGCTCGCGCCGGTGCTGCTCATGGTGCTCCGCATCCTGCAGGGGCTCTCAACGGGCGGCGAGTGGGGTGGCGCAGTGCTCATGGCTGTCGAGCACGCTCCCGACGGCAAGCGCGGACGCATGGGTGCGTTCCCGCAGATCGGCGTTCCGATCGGCCTGCTCCTCGCCTCGGGCGTGCTCGCGCTCATGACTGGCGTGATCTCGCCGGGCAACGCATTCCTTGAGTGGGGTTGGCGCGTACCGTTCCTGCTGAGCTTCGTGCTCATCATCGTCGGAATTGTGGTTCGCCGCTCGGTCGAGGAGAGCCCGGTGTTCACCGAGATCTCCGAGCGCAAGGAACAGACCAAGGCGCCCGTGCTGCAGCTCTTCAAGCGGCACTGGCTGCTCATCATTCTCGCGGCGCTTACGTTCGCAGGCAACAACGCTGCTGGCTACATGACGACAGGCGGCTACATCCAGAACTACGCGACCACCCCCATCGCTGACGGTGGCCACGTCGGCATGGACCGCACCGATGTGCTGATCGCAGTCGCGGCAGCATCAGTCGTATGGCTCATCATGACATTCGCCGCTGGCGTGATTTCCGACAGGATCGGGCGCAAGAAGACCTACATCGCCGGCTGGATCGCCTTCCTGGCAGTCATCTTCATCCTGTTCCCGCTCGTGAACACGGGCAATGTGTGGCTCCTGTTCCTCGGCCTGTCGCTGTTCGCGATCGGCAACGGACTCACGTATGGTCAGCAGGCCGCGTACTTCACGGAGCTGTTCCCAGCCTCCATCCGATACTCGGGCGTCTCGATCACCTACGCGATCGGTGCAATTATCGGTGGTGCGTTCGCTCCGATGATCTCGACGTGGCTTGTAGCAGCGACTGGCACTGCCACCTCGGTCGCCTTCTACATCGCCGGTGTGATGGTCGTCGCCTTCGTCGCGACGCTGCTGCTCAGGGACCGAAGCGACATTCCGCTCGGCCCCGAGCACGAAGAGGTCCAGCAGCAGGGCCACTTCGTGTGGGAGCCTGCCGCCAGGTACTAG